The following coding sequences lie in one Deltaproteobacteria bacterium genomic window:
- a CDS encoding NADH-quinone oxidoreductase subunit M codes for MISNLLSWIIFTPMIGFVLILLMPKDKVSWIRWTAVVFTFIPMALSLYMYAAMDQSASGFQFVEQYQWIPAFNIHYFLGVDGISAVMVILTGLLGFLSVFASWNINKAHKAYFALYLLLVTAMFGVFLALDFFLFYVFWELMLFPMYFLIGIWGGPRREYAAIKFFLYTLAGSVLMLVVILVFYFNSIDPATGKHTFSIVTLMNQSNQTAFIKQFWVRLAMYIALFIAFAIKVPVFPFHTWLPDAHVEAPTAISVILAGVLLKMGAYGIMRISYPLLPDMAIYTAFPLAILGLINIVYGALVAMAQTDFKKMIAYSSVSHMGYVMLGLSSLTLIGFNGALMQMFNHGTITGMLFLLVGVVYDRAHHRDLDGFGGLASYMPVYAGITSLAFMASLGLPGLSGFIGEALVFLGTFKAYPVIVIISALGVIFTAGYFLWAYQRVFFGPANEKYKGIADINGRELFTLIPLALVTIFLGIYPLPFFHLVNASLTRLLTMVGH; via the coding sequence ATGATTAGCAATCTTTTAAGCTGGATAATATTTACACCGATGATAGGTTTTGTACTTATTTTGCTTATGCCAAAGGATAAAGTTTCATGGATAAGATGGACAGCAGTTGTTTTTACCTTTATTCCTATGGCGCTTTCGCTTTATATGTATGCAGCAATGGATCAGTCGGCGTCCGGTTTCCAGTTCGTAGAGCAGTATCAATGGATCCCGGCATTTAATATACACTATTTCCTCGGTGTAGACGGTATAAGTGCCGTGATGGTTATACTTACCGGGTTGTTAGGCTTTTTATCCGTATTTGCATCATGGAACATAAATAAGGCACATAAAGCATATTTCGCACTTTATCTTTTACTTGTAACCGCGATGTTTGGAGTTTTCCTCGCATTGGATTTTTTCCTGTTCTATGTTTTCTGGGAACTGATGCTTTTCCCAATGTATTTTCTTATCGGGATATGGGGAGGCCCAAGAAGGGAGTATGCTGCTATAAAGTTTTTCCTGTATACGCTCGCGGGCAGTGTGCTCATGCTTGTAGTTATACTTGTATTTTATTTTAACAGCATCGATCCAGCTACAGGCAAACACACATTCAGCATCGTAACATTAATGAACCAGTCTAATCAGACTGCGTTTATAAAGCAGTTCTGGGTAAGGCTTGCAATGTATATAGCCCTATTTATCGCCTTTGCCATAAAGGTACCTGTATTCCCGTTTCATACATGGCTTCCTGATGCACATGTTGAAGCCCCTACTGCAATAAGCGTTATACTTGCCGGTGTATTACTTAAGATGGGTGCATACGGTATTATGAGAATAAGCTATCCACTGCTTCCGGATATGGCCATTTACACAGCATTCCCGCTTGCCATTCTTGGATTGATCAACATAGTTTACGGTGCGCTTGTCGCAATGGCACAAACGGATTTCAAAAAGATGATTGCGTACTCGTCGGTAAGCCACATGGGCTATGTTATGCTTGGCTTATCTTCTTTAACGCTCATCGGCTTTAACGGTGCACTTATGCAGATGTTCAATCACGGAACCATTACAGGGATGTTGTTCTTGCTTGTAGGTGTAGTCTATGACAGGGCACATCACAGGGACCTTGATGGATTTGGCGGTCTGGCATCTTACATGCCTGTCTATGCCGGTATAACCAGCCTTGCATTTATGGCATCTCTTGGTTTGCCTGGATTGAGTGGTTTTATCGGTGAGGCGTTGGTATTTCTTGGTACATTCAAAGCATACCCCGTTATAGTTATAATCTCTGCACTCGGCGTAATATTCACGGCAGGTTATTTCCTATGGGCATATCAACGGGTTTTCTTCGGACCTGCCAACGAAAAGTATAAGGGTATAGCAGATATAAACGGTAGAGAGCTATTCACACTCATACCTCTTGCATTGGTTACGATCTTTCTTGGCATCTATCCTTTACCATTCTTCCATCTTGTTAACGCCTCATTAACCAGACTGCTTACGATGGTAGGACATTGA
- a CDS encoding NADH-quinone oxidoreductase subunit I, producing MLKGFKEYFKKITSAVKSVFTGMGVTIKYGVNSKTEVTQQYPEVRREPYDRFRGKLFVDINICTGCTACVRICPVDAIFLKTVRDANKKLRPVIFDIDNARCIYCGLCVEACPVEKCLYFNKDYEFSAFSRDELVTHFGLGELAEVSVSVEVKPATAAAADAVIQGDPLSATNVNAAVKTGIPEMAPDGHGGKEPVKK from the coding sequence GTGTTAAAAGGTTTTAAGGAATACTTTAAAAAAATAACATCCGCTGTGAAGTCCGTATTCACGGGTATGGGTGTTACTATAAAATACGGGGTTAATTCAAAGACAGAGGTTACACAACAATACCCTGAGGTTCGGAGAGAACCTTATGATAGATTCAGAGGCAAATTGTTTGTTGATATAAATATCTGTACCGGCTGTACAGCGTGTGTACGGATCTGTCCTGTGGATGCAATATTTTTAAAAACGGTACGTGATGCAAACAAAAAGCTTAGACCGGTTATATTTGATATAGATAACGCGAGATGCATATATTGCGGTCTATGCGTGGAAGCTTGCCCGGTAGAAAAGTGCCTTTACTTTAATAAGGATTATGAGTTTTCAGCTTTTTCAAGAGATGAACTTGTGACGCATTTTGGGCTCGGCGAGCTTGCAGAAGTGAGCGTATCAGTAGAAGTTAAACCCGCCACAGCTGCTGCCGCTGATGCAGTAATTCAGGGAGACCCATTATCGGCAACAAACGTAAATGCAGCGGTAAAGACAGGTATACCGGAAATGGCTCCGGACGGACACGGGGGAAAGGAACCGGTGAAAAAATAA
- the nuoL gene encoding NADH-quinone oxidoreductase subunit L, whose translation MRYLFIENYIWLIPVLPLIGAVINLLIGSRLNRSMVSILAVGSITLSFILSVIVYVHLISLPPGNRHFIDSVYQWIHVGSFGVGLSFLVDQLSIVMILIVSGVSSVIHLYSVGYMHGDKRFSRYFGFLNLFAFSMLLLVLSNSILLMFVGWEGVGLCSYLLIGFWFEKLENAKAGMKAFVVNRIGDFGFLTGFLLLFTVMGSKTGVWSLDFGVIKSNIMLMPPAVLTAVGLLLFVGATGKSAQIPLYVWLPDAMAGPTPVSALIHAATMVTAGVYMIARMNFLYSLAPDALRVIAIVGALTAFFAATIGLVQNDIKKVLAYSTVSQLGYMFIGVGVGAFASGIFHLMTHAFFKALLFLGSGSVIHAMSGEQDIRKMGGLAKKLPITAATFIVAYLAISGVPGFAGFFSKDDILYNAYISPYGGPFVWTLGVLGAVLTAFYMTRLVILTFFGKPRMDQHTSEHVHESPKTMTIPLIVLAILSVIGGYIGMPEIFGVNNLFAQFLGPVFASGVKLPEGSIGLEWTLMVVSVVMAFTGIGIGYYMYVVNPDMPAALADRFKTVYAWLLNKYYVDEFYFKYVIEPLMYFKGLLLRFDNRVIDGSVNGVARFGKRLSDFEGAFDRIVVDGAVNAVGDGIVSAGSTLRRIQTGFVQSYVMYAIIGLAILLAIVLL comes from the coding sequence ATGAGATATTTATTCATAGAAAACTATATATGGCTGATTCCGGTATTACCCTTAATCGGAGCTGTAATAAACCTGCTTATCGGATCAAGACTTAACAGATCCATGGTAAGCATTTTAGCGGTTGGATCAATCACTCTATCATTTATTTTATCAGTAATTGTTTACGTTCATTTAATATCTCTGCCGCCGGGAAACCGTCATTTTATAGATAGTGTTTATCAATGGATACACGTAGGCAGTTTCGGTGTAGGGTTGTCCTTTCTTGTAGATCAACTCTCAATTGTAATGATCCTTATTGTAAGCGGGGTTAGTTCTGTAATTCATTTATATTCTGTAGGGTACATGCATGGGGATAAGAGGTTTTCAAGGTATTTTGGGTTTCTCAACCTCTTTGCCTTCTCGATGCTTTTACTCGTGCTTTCGAACAGCATTTTACTCATGTTTGTTGGATGGGAAGGGGTGGGACTTTGTTCATACCTCCTGATAGGATTTTGGTTTGAGAAGCTTGAAAATGCTAAAGCAGGGATGAAGGCATTTGTTGTTAATAGAATAGGTGATTTTGGCTTTTTAACGGGGTTTTTACTCCTTTTCACTGTAATGGGTTCAAAGACCGGCGTATGGTCGCTTGACTTTGGGGTTATAAAATCCAACATAATGTTAATGCCGCCTGCTGTACTTACAGCAGTGGGGCTATTACTTTTTGTTGGAGCTACAGGCAAGTCGGCGCAGATTCCACTATATGTATGGCTTCCTGATGCAATGGCGGGTCCAACGCCTGTCAGTGCTTTAATCCACGCAGCTACAATGGTTACAGCAGGTGTTTATATGATCGCAAGGATGAATTTTCTTTACAGCCTTGCCCCCGATGCATTAAGGGTTATTGCAATTGTTGGGGCTCTTACTGCTTTTTTTGCAGCAACCATTGGACTCGTGCAGAACGATATTAAAAAGGTTCTTGCATATTCAACAGTGAGTCAGCTCGGTTATATGTTTATTGGTGTTGGGGTTGGCGCTTTTGCATCCGGGATATTCCATCTTATGACGCATGCCTTTTTTAAGGCATTGTTATTCCTGGGTTCAGGTAGCGTAATCCATGCAATGTCGGGTGAGCAGGATATAAGAAAAATGGGCGGGCTTGCAAAAAAACTGCCTATAACAGCAGCTACTTTTATTGTGGCATATCTTGCTATTTCCGGTGTGCCGGGTTTTGCAGGGTTCTTTAGTAAAGATGATATCCTTTACAATGCTTATATAAGTCCATACGGCGGTCCTTTTGTATGGACGCTCGGCGTACTCGGTGCAGTACTTACTGCATTTTACATGACAAGGCTTGTTATCTTGACATTCTTTGGTAAGCCAAGAATGGATCAGCATACCAGCGAACATGTGCATGAATCTCCAAAGACAATGACGATACCGCTTATCGTACTTGCTATTCTGTCCGTTATCGGCGGGTATATAGGTATGCCGGAGATTTTCGGGGTTAATAATCTATTTGCACAATTTCTTGGACCCGTTTTCGCATCGGGTGTGAAACTGCCGGAAGGTTCCATAGGTCTTGAATGGACATTAATGGTAGTTTCAGTTGTTATGGCATTTACCGGCATTGGTATTGGTTATTACATGTACGTTGTAAACCCTGATATGCCTGCTGCTTTGGCAGATAGGTTTAAAACGGTTTATGCTTGGTTACTCAACAAGTATTATGTGGATGAATTTTATTTCAAGTATGTGATTGAGCCGTTGATGTATTTTAAGGGTTTACTTTTAAGGTTTGACAACAGAGTAATCGACGGATCAGTTAATGGAGTCGCAAGATTCGGGAAAAGACTTTCCGATTTTGAAGGTGCATTTGACAGGATCGTTGTAGACGGTGCCGTAAATGCTGTTGGTGATGGGATAGTTAGCGCAGGGAGTACATTAAGACGTATACAAACAGGGTTTGTGCAGAGCTATGTTATGTATGCGATTATAGGTCTTGCAATACTACTTGCAATCGTTTTGTTATAG
- the nuoK gene encoding NADH-quinone oxidoreductase subunit NuoK, with protein sequence MSFLSYPDVNHYLILSGLLFAIGVFGVITRKNAIAVLMGIELMLNAANINLVAFSKFIERGISGQIFALFSIVVAATEVAVALAIVITIYKATKTIDLDKEDTLKG encoded by the coding sequence ATGAGCTTTTTATCATACCCTGATGTAAATCATTACCTTATCCTTTCAGGGCTGCTTTTTGCAATTGGTGTATTTGGAGTTATTACAAGGAAAAATGCAATAGCTGTCTTAATGGGCATAGAGCTCATGCTTAATGCTGCCAATATTAACCTTGTTGCCTTTTCAAAATTCATAGAGCGTGGGATCAGCGGTCAGATTTTCGCATTGTTTTCCATAGTCGTAGCTGCAACCGAGGTTGCTGTTGCACTTGCCATCGTAATAACCATTTATAAAGCCACAAAAACTATTGATCTTGATAAAGAGGACACATTGAAGGGTTGA
- the nuoH gene encoding NADH-quinone oxidoreductase subunit NuoH: MIEFVNHIFSHLINSLPITRLLVVIGIMVVASIIILMFVLLYEGLATYAERKVAGDIQARIGPNRVGPYGLLQFVADGVKLILKEDIIPFYADKWLFVIAPYIVFTSSFAAFVPLSYSSHVYVADMNVGILYILAISSVVSMAILMGSWGSNNKWSLIGGMRAVAQIVSYEIPTVLSLLAAIIITGTMSMRGIIEYQSGGLGIFRWILFNNPFVFLAFFIYFISSIAEVNRTPFDIPEAESELVAGYHTEYTGMRFAFYFMAEYGDMFIVSAIAVTVFLGGWQIPFIAGLHINTWLRQAIEIVVFMIKIFVLIYVMMWIRWTLPRLRVDQLMEMSWKYLTPIAFFNLIGSSVWVALFNGKGIYDIFRGLFIH; the protein is encoded by the coding sequence ATGATTGAATTCGTAAATCATATCTTTTCACATCTTATAAACTCGCTGCCAATAACAAGGTTGCTGGTTGTCATAGGTATAATGGTTGTGGCAAGTATTATTATACTCATGTTTGTACTGTTGTATGAGGGGCTGGCAACTTATGCTGAAAGAAAAGTTGCCGGAGATATTCAGGCAAGAATAGGTCCAAACAGGGTTGGTCCTTATGGACTTTTACAGTTCGTTGCAGACGGGGTAAAACTGATTTTAAAGGAAGATATAATCCCATTCTATGCAGATAAATGGTTGTTTGTTATAGCTCCATACATTGTTTTTACGTCTTCTTTTGCTGCATTCGTACCGCTATCGTACAGCAGTCATGTTTATGTGGCTGATATGAATGTCGGCATACTTTATATACTTGCCATTTCATCTGTTGTTTCCATGGCAATACTTATGGGCTCATGGGGCTCGAACAACAAATGGTCATTGATTGGAGGCATGCGCGCTGTTGCCCAGATCGTTAGCTATGAGATCCCAACAGTTTTATCGCTGCTCGCGGCGATCATTATAACAGGCACAATGAGCATGAGAGGCATCATTGAATATCAATCAGGCGGCCTCGGCATCTTTAGATGGATTTTATTCAACAACCCATTTGTATTTTTGGCTTTTTTTATTTATTTTATCTCTTCCATAGCAGAGGTAAACAGGACCCCGTTTGATATACCGGAGGCAGAGTCGGAACTTGTTGCCGGCTATCATACCGAGTACACAGGCATGCGTTTTGCTTTTTATTTTATGGCAGAGTATGGTGATATGTTTATCGTAAGTGCTATAGCAGTGACCGTATTTCTCGGCGGATGGCAGATACCGTTTATAGCGGGGCTTCACATAAATACATGGCTGCGGCAGGCGATTGAAATAGTGGTTTTCATGATAAAGATTTTTGTTTTGATATACGTTATGATGTGGATAAGATGGACGCTTCCAAGGTTAAGGGTTGATCAACTTATGGAAATGAGCTGGAAGTATCTTACACCTATAGCTTTTTTTAATCTTATAGGCTCAAGCGTCTGGGTTGCTCTATTCAACGGCAAAGGTATTTATGACATATTCAGAGGATTGTTTATCCATTAA
- a CDS encoding NADH-quinone oxidoreductase subunit J, which produces MDSYTVYSILFYVFASLIIGSALLVVLFNNIVKSAFALFFTLFGVAGIYVLLGADFLGVTQVLIYIGGILILIVFGVMLTQRSYSADIFNRTGTVVMGTISAIITFTLIYYAIKPSPWLNMGYKPDVPTTQIIGTQFLTTYILPFELASIMLVLGMIGAASLIRSEIRRKDQ; this is translated from the coding sequence ATGGACAGCTATACAGTATATTCAATCCTTTTTTATGTTTTCGCATCTCTCATAATAGGCTCTGCCTTACTCGTGGTATTATTTAATAATATTGTAAAATCCGCTTTTGCATTATTTTTTACACTTTTTGGCGTTGCAGGCATATACGTATTGCTCGGTGCGGATTTTTTAGGGGTTACCCAGGTCTTAATCTATATAGGGGGTATTCTTATTCTTATAGTGTTTGGTGTTATGTTAACACAGCGTTCTTACAGTGCTGATATCTTTAACAGAACCGGGACGGTAGTGATGGGAACGATCAGCGCTATTATCACATTCACACTCATTTATTATGCGATAAAACCGTCACCATGGTTGAATATGGGCTATAAACCCGATGTTCCAACAACCCAAATTATAGGTACACAGTTCCTCACAACATACATTTTGCCTTTTGAACTTGCATCCATTATGCTTGTGCTTGGCATGATCGGGGCTGCATCTCTTATAAGGTCAGAAATAAGGAGAAAAGATCAATGA